The Toxorhynchites rutilus septentrionalis strain SRP chromosome 3, ASM2978413v1, whole genome shotgun sequence genome includes a region encoding these proteins:
- the LOC129774469 gene encoding uncharacterized protein LOC129774469: protein MHIYIRSINTNGEVIVRLISSKSKVAPLKVQSLPRLELCGAVLAVELMEKVKEAVRAHKIFFWTDSTCVLQWIKATPTTWVTFVANRVAKIQTFRGKWNHVPGTFNPADLISRGVAPDVIGKCSLWWEGPCWLKEVEENWPCQPTVVDEDPPEVRRKVAACLTAVEPEFDIWYISKFSSYTKMIRTTAYWVRLIELQRNPKSDHNFGFLTSSELKGAEMILFRLGQRLAFNQEIRALSNSKPVPRNSSLRWFNPFIMEDGILHVGGRLSQSQERAETKHQIVLPAKHPITTMIFVYHHEKLLHAGPQLLLSAVRLRFWPLGGRNIAKRVVHQCQRCFRAKPILIQQQMGQLPRERVRVGRAFLKSGVDYFGPVYIRDGR, encoded by the coding sequence ATGCATATATATATCAGAAGCATTAACACGAACGGCGAGGTCATCGTGCGGCTCATTTCTTCAAAATCTAAGGTTGCTCCGTTGAAGGTGCAATCATTGCCACGCTTGGAACTTTGTGGAGCAGTACTAGCGGTCGAATTGATGGAAAAGGTGAAGGAAGCAGTACGAGCACACAAAATTTTCTTCTGGACCGATTCAACCTGTGTGCTTCAATGGATCAAGGCTACGCCAACCACGTGGGTAACATTTGTGGCAAATCGGGTGgcaaaaattcaaacttttcgAGGAAAATGGAATCACGTTCCCGGTACATTCAATCCAGCGGACTTAATTTCAAGAGGAGTAGCTCCAGATGTCATCGGAAAATGCAGCTTGTGGTGGGAGGGCCCATGCTGGTTGAAAGAAGTTGAGGAAAACTGGCCATGTCAGCCAACAGTCGTTGACGAGGATCCGCCAGAGGTCCGCCGCAAGGTGGCAGCATGTTTGACGGCAGTGGAACCGGAGTTCGACATCTGGTACATCTCGAAATTTTCGTCATATACAAAAATGATACGAACAACGGCGTACTGGGTGCGTTTAATTGAGCTTCAGAGGAACCCAAAATCGGATCACAATTTTGGATTCCTTACATCAAGCGAGCTCAAGGGAGCGGAAATGATTTTGTTTCGCTTGGGTCAACGGTTGGCGTTCAACCAAGAAATTAGAGCACTGTCGAACAGCAAACCAGTGCCTCGTAATTCATCACTTCGATGGTTCAATCCTTTTATCATGGAAGACGGCATACTACACGTAGGTGGGAGATTAAGCCAATCTCAAGAACGAGCTGAAACAAAGCATCAAATTGTATTACCGGCTAAGCATCCAATAACCACAATGATTTTTGTTTACCATCACGAAAAGTTGTTGCACGCCGGTCCACAATTACTGCTAAGTGCTGTCCGGTTACGTTTCTGGCCATTAGGCGGCCGAAACATTGCTAAAAGGGTGGTCCATCAATGCCAACGGTGTTTCAGAGCGAAACCAATTCTGATCCAACAACAAATGGGTCAATTACCAAGGGAAAGAGTGAGAGTAGGTCGAGCATTCCTGAAATCCGGAGTAGACTATTTTGGACCTGTATATATCCGCGATGGCCGCTGA
- the LOC129774470 gene encoding uncharacterized protein LOC129774470, with the protein MEHATDLSTERFLQALRRFISRRGRCTDIFSDNGTNFVGAKNKMCELFDLLKDQRHHDAISKECANERMQWHFIPPAAPHLGGLWEAAVRSAKFHLLRVLGENPVCQEDFSTLLVQVEACLNSRPLTPMSDDPTDLETLTPAHFLTGDSLQNIPEPDYSTVQLNRLSRWQLVQRQLQDFWKRWRTEYLSQLQARSKNWKSPIKLDIGKLVIMVDGNNPPMLWKKGRIEELHPGKDGIVRVVTVRTSSGLFKRPVATLCLLPMEGNSTNHNEADH; encoded by the coding sequence ATGGAGCATGCTACGGATTTGTCGACTGAACGATTTCTGCAGGCTTTGAGACGGTTTATTTCTCGACGTGGCCGATGTACGGACATCTTTTCCGATAACGGTACTAATTTCGTGGGTGCAAAGAATAAAATGTGTGAGTTGTTCGATTTGCTCAAGGATCAGCGACATCATGATGCTATCTCCAAGGAATGTGCAAACGAGAGGATGCAATGGCACTTTATTCCTCCAGCAGCCCCGCACTTAGGTGGATTATGGGAAGCTGCGGTACGCTCAGCAAAATTCCATCTACTACGTGTACTAGGAGAAAATCCGGTCTGCCAAGAAGATTTCAGCACCCTTTTGGTCCAGGTAGAAGCGTGTTTAAATTCCCGGCCGCTTACCCCAATGTCAGATGATCCAACCGATCTGGAAACTCTGACTCCGGCTCATTTTCTGACAGGTGACTCGCTTCAAAATATTCCGGAACCTGATTATAGCACGGTCCAGCTCAATCGTTTAAGTCGATGGCAACTAGTGCAAAGGCAATTGCAGGATTTCTGGAAACGTTGGCGTACTGAGTATTTATCCCAACTCCAGGCCAGGTCGAAAAACTGGAAATCACCAATAAAATTGGATATAGGAAAGTTGGTAATCATGGTGGATGGAAATAATCCACCAATGCTATGGAAGAAAGGTCGCATTGAGGAATTACACCCTGGAAAGGATGGTATAGTACGTGTAGTTACCGTGCGGACATCAAGTGGGCTATTTAAGCGTCCTGTAGCTACACTTTGTTTGTTGCCAATGGAAGGAAACTCAACTAATCATAATGAAGCTGATCACTGA
- the LOC129774467 gene encoding uncharacterized protein LOC129774467 produces MPPASTSSSKVKTVSMKSLQVKLNGLQASFSNIVSFMNEYPEGTTANQIAVRLERLDDLWEKTNDIYYEIECHEDFSPDEEVYVKERSVFENRYYDVKSFLLDKARELEDTGNLNQTTRQLDATMQGVTEHVRLPMIKLQCFDGNIDEWLSFRDLFTSLIRLKPELPDVEKLHYLKGCLEGEARALIDSLKITKANYHIAWELLLKRYNNSKLLKKKQMQALFKLPTIVKESVVELRSLLEGFEKIVNTLDQITQPADFKDLLLVNILSSRLDPYTRRGWEEFSSTREQDTLPELIEFLQRRVRILEALPAKSSENKHEQTAVIRNGPTPIRVSHHAAPHISGTCPACPDTHWLYLCPTFQRMSIPSKESVLRSNNLCRNCFKKGHQAKECLSKNSCRNCKGRHHTMVCFKTEASGTHAKQVKSRQIRDHTQGLQTWRQQIQLHQQHRSINLRKFS; encoded by the coding sequence ATGCCACCAGCATCAACTTCATCATCGAAGGTTAAAACCGTATCAATGAAGTCACTGCAAGTGAAACTCAACGGACTGCAGGCTTCTTTTTCAAACATTGTGAGCTTCATGAATGAATATCCTGAGGGGACAACCGCCAATCAGATCGCAGTTCGTCTTGAGAGGTTGGATGATTTGTGGGAAAAGACAAACGATATTTATTACGAAATTGAGTGTCATGAAGATTTTTCACCTGATGAAGAAGTCTATGTGAAGGAGCGTtcagtttttgaaaatcgatattACGATGTGAAATCATTTCTGTTAGATAAGGCCAGGGAGCTAGAAGATACTGGTAATTTGAACCAAACAACAAGGCAATTAGATGCAACAATGCAGGGAGTAACCGAACATGTACGTCTTCCAATGATTAAGCTGCAATGTTTCGACGGTAACATCGACGAGTGGCTCAGCTTTAGGGATCTTTTTACTTCACTAATTCGTTTGAAGCCTGAGTTACCGGACGTAGAAAAACTGCATTATCTCAAAGGATGTTTAGAAGGCGAAGCGAGGGCGCTAATCGATTCTTTGAAGATCACAAAGGCAAACTATCATATTGCCTGGGAATTGTTGCTCAAGCGTTATAATAACAGCAAACTATTGAAGAAGAAACAGATGCAAGCACTATTCAAACTACCAACTATAGTCAAGGAATCGGTCGTAGAATTGCGCTCATTACTGGAAGGATTTGAGAAAATCGTTAACACGTTGGATCAGATAACACAACCAGCAGATTTCAAAGACTTACTGCTGGTGAATATTCTCAGTTCCCGGTTGGATCCATACACACGAAGAGGGTGGGAGGAATTTTCCTCTACGAGAGAGCAAGATACGCTTCCTGAACTCATCGAATTTCTGCAGCGACGTGTGCGAATTTTGGAAGCGCTCCCTGCTAAATCATCGGAAAATAAACACGAGCAAACCGCAGTTATTAGAAATGGGCCAACCCCAATACGCGTCAGTCACCATGCTGCTCCACATATAAGCGGGACATGTCCTGCATGTCCCGATACACATTGGCTTTATTTGTGTCCCACCTTCCAGCGCATGTCAATTCCGAGTAAGGAATCAGTTTTACGCTCCAACAATCTGTGTCGGAATTGTTTTAAAAAGGGCCATCAGGCAAAGGAATGTCTATCGAAAAATTCCTGCCGTAACTGCAAGGGTCGACACCACACCATGGTATGTTTCAAAACAGAAGCATCAGGAACTCATGCGAAGCAGGTGAAATCACGGCAAATCAGAGATCACACTCAAGGGTTGCAAACATGGCGGCAACAAATTCAGCTTCATCAACAACATCGGTCAATCAATCTTCGAAAATTCTCTTAG
- the LOC129775862 gene encoding GILT-like protein 3: MRALVEKPATKLPIMMMIGISWLAIMFSLSAGQEIDRPSEDSNGTSTGGDERLQVTIYYETLCYDSISFITNHLAPSWGRHRDRMDLKLVPFGKAYIDDSNPSEPVYYCQHGHRECTLNILHGCILDKLPLEKAFPVIACLMKGFRTSFDQCYKQDLASKEEIQKCANGEQGAKLFKRSSDETNRVATPLSFVPTIEVDKNYDIFEQDRWLYRFDRTFREEFENKFNKTLD, encoded by the exons ATGAGAGCTCTCGTGGAAAAACCAGCGACCAAACTGccgataatgatgatgattggGATTTCCTGGCTGGCCATTATGTTCTCATTATCGGCCGGACAAGAAATTGATCGCCCGAGCGAGGATTCGAACGGAACATCAACCGGTGGCGATGAAAGATTGCAAGTGACAATTTATTACGAAACACTTTGCTACGACAGTATCTCATTTATCACGAATCATCTCGCGCCAAGCTGGGGAAGACACCGGGACAGGATGGACCTCAAGCTGGTTCCCTTCGGGAAGGCCTAC ATTGACGATTCCAACCCATCGGAGCCGGTCTATTACTGCCAGCACGGGCACCGGGAATGTACACTCAACATTCTCCACGGCTGCATCCTGGACAAACTGCCGCTGGAAAAGGCCTTCCCCGTTATTGCCTGTTTGATGAAGGGGTTCCGGACGTCATTTGACCAA TGCTACAAGCAGGATCTGGCATCAAAGGAAGAGATACAAAAATGTGCCAACGGCGAACAGGGAGCGAAGCTGTTCAAGAGATCCTCAGATGAAACGAACCGCGTGGCGACGCCGCTTTCGTTTGTGCCCACTATCGAAGTTGATAAG AACTATGACATCTTCGAGCAGGACCGATGGCTATACAGATTCGATAGAACGTTCCGGGAGGAATTCGAAaacaagttcaacaaaaccCTAGACTAG
- the LOC129774468 gene encoding uncharacterized protein LOC129774468, with protein sequence MGHMRKVEEDQSNQLKRCYLPHHAVLKESSTTTKLRVVFDASCKTSNGISLNDALFVGPVIQRDLRAIILRCRTYQVMIVADIEKMFRQINIDPKDAPLQSILWRADENENLATYELSTVTYGTKPAPFLATRTLKQLASDERERYPLAAKAVEEDMYIDDLITGTDDVNTAIDLRRQM encoded by the coding sequence ATGGGGCATATGCGGAAGGTGGAGGAGGATCAATCAAATCAATTAAAGCGATGTTATCTACCGCATCACGCTGTTCTAAAGGAGTCCAGTACCACTACGAAATTGAGAGTAGTTTTTGATGCCTCATGCAAAACATCGAACGGTATTTCTTTAAATGACGCATTGTTCGTGGGTCCAGTTATTCAACGAGACCTCAGGGCAATTATCCTTCGCTGTCGAACTTATCAAGTGATGATTGTGGCTGACATTGAGAAAATGTTTCGCCAGATAAACATAGATCCCAAGGATGCACCACTGCAGAGTATTTTATGGCGGGCTGATGAGAATGAAAACCTAGCAACGTACGAGTTGTCCACAGTAACTTACGGGACGAAACCCGCACCATTCCTGGCAACTCGCACTTTGAAACAACTGGCATCTGATGAACGTGAGAGATATCCACTAGCTGCGAAGGCAGTCGAAGAAGATATGTACATCGACGACTTAATCACAGGAACGGATGACGTCAATACAGCAATAGATTTAAGAAGACAAATGTGA